The following proteins are encoded in a genomic region of Methanoculleus bourgensis MS2:
- a CDS encoding molybdopterin molybdotransferase MoeA, with protein sequence MSLFLEVVPVSEAVEVVRRIAPPPGCEDAALEDALYRVLARDVSADIDIPGFDRSTVDGYAVAAADTTGASEAIPAMLQCLGRIGMGSADAGSISPGSCRYVPTGGALPRGANAVVMIEHAELIGDDVLVHRPVAPGENVVFRGEDFRAGAVVLERGRVLSPRDIGVAAAVGADRVSVVTPPVIGIISTGNELVPATGVPGPGEVRDANSYLAGAFVAERGCRPVYFGIVRDEREALKNAVSSALDRCDAVLVSGGSSKDERDNTAAVIADLGEVLVHGIAIAPGKPTIIGTARGKPVIGLPGHPASAFVVLVAIVDHLLAAMRTTAVSRRTLRARLTQNVPSTRGREDYIRVRVRDGEAVPVFGKSGLLNTLVQSEGLVRIPATSEGLEVGEEVEVILW encoded by the coding sequence ATGAGCCTCTTCCTCGAGGTCGTCCCGGTCAGTGAGGCCGTGGAGGTTGTGCGGCGGATCGCGCCCCCGCCCGGGTGCGAGGATGCCGCGCTTGAGGATGCCCTCTACCGGGTCCTCGCGAGGGACGTCTCTGCTGATATCGATATCCCCGGGTTTGACCGGTCGACGGTCGACGGCTACGCGGTCGCCGCGGCCGATACCACGGGGGCCTCCGAGGCTATCCCGGCGATGCTCCAGTGTCTGGGCCGGATAGGGATGGGGAGCGCGGATGCCGGCAGCATCTCCCCGGGCTCGTGCAGGTACGTCCCCACCGGCGGGGCCCTGCCTCGCGGTGCGAATGCGGTCGTGATGATCGAGCACGCCGAACTGATCGGGGACGATGTGCTCGTGCACCGGCCGGTGGCGCCCGGCGAGAACGTGGTCTTCAGGGGCGAGGACTTCCGGGCAGGAGCGGTGGTGCTCGAGCGGGGCCGTGTGCTCTCTCCCCGGGATATCGGGGTCGCCGCGGCGGTCGGTGCCGACCGGGTCTCTGTGGTGACGCCGCCGGTGATCGGGATCATATCCACAGGTAACGAGCTCGTCCCGGCAACCGGGGTCCCGGGGCCGGGGGAGGTGCGGGACGCAAACTCTTACCTTGCCGGCGCCTTCGTGGCGGAGCGGGGCTGCCGTCCGGTCTACTTCGGGATCGTCAGGGACGAGCGGGAGGCGCTGAAAAACGCCGTCTCTTCGGCGCTCGACAGGTGCGACGCGGTCCTGGTATCGGGCGGTTCATCAAAGGACGAACGGGACAACACCGCGGCGGTCATCGCCGACCTCGGTGAGGTGCTGGTGCACGGGATTGCCATTGCGCCGGGGAAGCCCACCATCATCGGGACGGCGCGGGGAAAACCCGTCATCGGGCTTCCCGGTCATCCGGCCTCAGCGTTTGTCGTGCTCGTCGCTATCGTCGACCACCTGCTCGCGGCGATGCGCACGACCGCGGTCTCCCGGCGGACCCTCCGCGCACGGCTGACACAGAACGTCCCCTCCACCCGCGGGCGGGAGGACTATATCCGGGTCAGGGTCAGGGACGGCGAGGCCGTGCCGGTCTTCGGGAAGTCGGGACTCCTCAACACCCTGGTGCAGAGTGAGGGGCTGGTGCGGATCCCGGCGACGAGTGAGGGGCTTGAGGTCGGTGAGGAGGTTGAGGTGATACTGTGGTGA
- a CDS encoding tRNA(His) guanylyltransferase Thg1 family protein, with translation MNTKDREIFANLTIFPPVFVRLDGRAFHRLTRALNLRKPFDPAFHASMRAVCRYILEGSGLTPAFAYTFSDEISLYFRALPFSGRVEKIDSVTASVAASVLTIELGCAEPLAFDARTIPAAGEFAVEYLVSRQNEAWRNHINAYCQSALIEEGMTSREAAAALRGMQSDAMHEMMFERGVNLAATPAWQRRGTLIYREECIKEGYNPMTGETVQATRTCIRELEETPLFSSEEGAALIRSLTGA, from the coding sequence ATGAATACGAAAGACCGGGAGATCTTCGCAAACCTCACCATCTTCCCCCCCGTTTTTGTCAGGCTCGACGGCCGGGCCTTTCACCGCCTGACCCGCGCACTCAACCTCAGAAAACCGTTTGATCCCGCGTTCCACGCGAGCATGCGGGCGGTCTGCCGCTACATCCTCGAAGGGAGCGGCCTTACGCCCGCGTTCGCCTACACCTTCTCAGACGAGATCAGCCTCTACTTCCGGGCGCTGCCGTTCTCCGGCAGGGTGGAGAAGATCGACTCCGTGACCGCCTCGGTTGCGGCGAGCGTGCTGACGATCGAACTTGGGTGCGCCGAACCGCTGGCGTTTGATGCCCGGACTATCCCTGCAGCAGGGGAGTTTGCGGTCGAGTACCTCGTATCGCGGCAGAACGAAGCATGGCGGAACCACATCAACGCCTACTGCCAGAGCGCATTGATCGAGGAGGGGATGACCTCCCGGGAGGCCGCCGCCGCGCTCCGGGGCATGCAGTCGGACGCGATGCACGAGATGATGTTTGAACGGGGGGTCAACCTGGCGGCAACACCGGCCTGGCAGCGGCGCGGGACGCTCATCTACCGGGAAGAGTGTATAAAAGAGGGGTATAACCCCATGACAGGCGAGACCGTGCAGGCCACGAGGACCTGCATCAGGGAACTGGAAGAGACGCCCCTCTTCTCCTCAGAAGAAGGAGCGGCCCTGATCCGGTCACTCACCGGCGCGTGA
- a CDS encoding PRC-barrel domain-containing protein → MRTQITELFGLNVYTDKAVFIGCVDDVVIDVDQKKIDALAVGELNPEIGEIKGYSGLQIPFRIIKSIGDIVIVRHIPGIFRSPAKEE, encoded by the coding sequence ATGAGAACGCAGATCACAGAGCTGTTTGGACTGAACGTCTACACCGATAAAGCCGTCTTTATCGGGTGCGTTGATGATGTCGTGATCGATGTGGACCAGAAAAAGATCGACGCCCTTGCGGTCGGCGAACTCAACCCCGAGATCGGGGAGATCAAGGGTTACTCAGGGCTGCAGATCCCCTTCCGCATCATAAAAAGCATCGGTGACATCGTCATCGTCCGCCACATCCCCGGGATCTTCAGGTCACCGGCAAAAGAGGAATAA
- a CDS encoding TIGR00725 family protein, with protein sequence MQIAVIGRGDCSEEEYREAEAVGRLIAGNRGTVCCGGLGGVMEAACKGAKEAGGTTVGILPDTGDGNAYLDVVIRTGMGHARNVVLVNSADAVIAVGGGYGTLSEIAVALKTGKPVFGLRTWKIEGVTACATPEEAVTLAVRAGRRSRPSRSPRGPGGPA encoded by the coding sequence ATGCAGATCGCAGTCATCGGGAGGGGGGACTGCTCAGAGGAGGAATACAGGGAGGCTGAGGCCGTCGGCCGCCTCATCGCCGGCAACCGCGGGACCGTCTGCTGCGGCGGCCTCGGCGGGGTTATGGAGGCCGCCTGCAAGGGCGCGAAGGAAGCGGGCGGCACCACCGTCGGCATCCTCCCCGATACCGGGGACGGGAACGCTTATCTCGACGTGGTCATCCGCACCGGCATGGGCCACGCAAGGAACGTCGTCCTGGTCAACTCCGCTGACGCGGTCATCGCCGTCGGCGGAGGCTACGGGACGCTCTCTGAGATCGCGGTCGCGCTCAAGACAGGAAAACCCGTCTTCGGGCTTCGCACATGGAAAATAGAGGGGGTGACGGCCTGCGCCACGCCGGAAGAGGCGGTCACCCTTGCAGTTCGCGCAGGACGCCGGTCTCGTCCGTCTCGTAGCCCCCGAGGTCCCGGAGGACCTGCTTGA
- the ileS gene encoding isoleucine--tRNA ligase: protein MKEVTSSYNPRDIEAGVQDYWKKENTYARVKALRKGGKAFFFVDGPPYTTGHIHLGTAWNKIIKDAILRYHRMRGADVIERAGYDMHGLPIEVKVEHQLGFASKKDIEEYGIARFIEQCREFAVTHMEIMSDQFRRLGIWLDFENPYQTIKEDYIESAWWTIQRADERGLLERGHRVVNWCPRCETAIADSEVEYWDETDPSIFVKFPVTGRENEYLVIWTTTPWTLPANVAVAVNPTFTYARVRAEKDGSEEILWIADELVESVLKMGRYQDYTVEGRVPGSDLVGTEYTSPLASPVPHQSEIRHRVVAADYVELDNTGLVHIAPGHGWDDYLVGIREGLEVFCPVDTGGRFTREAGEFAGVYVRDANDAIIDALGDYLLARRTITHRYGHCWRCKTPIIYRATAQWFLKATEIRDSMLDEIAKVKWYPEWAGSARFHDFVKDSRDWCISRQRYWGIPIPIWHCEQCGGYTVIGTIAELEERSGTKVTDPHRPYVDAITIPCSCGGEMHRVTDIFDVWFDSAVASWATLGFPREREAFDRLWPADFITEGQDQTRGWFYSQLGASNVAFGRAPYKSVLMHGFALDAEGRKMSKSIGNVVTPEEVMDRFGVDVLRFYVLWANAPWDDMKFNWDGVKTIHRALTILWNVYRFPLPYMILDSFQPASGNDGRWDETFVRTHIRDMPEEDRWIISRVNTLAQTIRDDLQEYHLHRVTRALAAFILEDLSRWYVQLVRPRMWLEEDSPEKRDAYETTYYVMRRVIALLAPSAPHITEEIYQNLRLPGDPESVHMLDWPEADDLLIDRNLETAMEVIRSFDDAVATARQAGRRKLRWPVGETVVVTGSDEVKAALEDLNDLALTRANARTVRVVTGTWNRILWQAEPVMRAIGPEFGREGPKVKALIEQSDGTALKAAIERDGKTELGGYEIAARHVTFAEALPEGVFAAPMKDATVYVDVTLTPELEAEGYAREVIRRIQEMRRQLDLNVDDFIVAAVDVADERVAALIGVEEWKKEIAGEVRAATLTVRHADGKGPAGPFALEKDWDVEGVQMQMGISRAGE, encoded by the coding sequence GTGAAAGAAGTCACCAGCAGTTATAACCCGCGTGACATCGAAGCAGGAGTCCAGGATTACTGGAAGAAAGAAAATACCTATGCACGCGTCAAGGCTCTGCGGAAGGGTGGAAAAGCGTTCTTTTTTGTCGACGGGCCGCCGTATACCACCGGCCACATCCACCTCGGCACTGCCTGGAATAAGATCATAAAAGATGCCATCCTCCGGTATCACCGGATGCGGGGCGCAGACGTCATCGAGCGGGCCGGCTACGACATGCACGGTCTCCCCATCGAGGTGAAGGTGGAGCACCAGCTCGGGTTTGCCTCCAAGAAGGATATCGAGGAGTACGGTATCGCCAGGTTCATCGAGCAGTGCCGGGAGTTTGCGGTGACGCACATGGAGATCATGAGCGACCAGTTCCGGCGGCTCGGTATCTGGCTCGACTTCGAGAACCCCTACCAGACCATCAAGGAGGACTACATCGAGTCGGCGTGGTGGACGATCCAGCGGGCGGACGAGCGCGGGCTCCTCGAGCGCGGTCACCGGGTCGTGAACTGGTGTCCCCGGTGCGAGACTGCTATCGCCGATTCAGAAGTGGAGTACTGGGACGAGACCGATCCCTCCATATTCGTCAAGTTCCCCGTCACCGGGCGCGAGAACGAGTATCTGGTGATCTGGACGACGACGCCCTGGACCCTTCCCGCAAACGTGGCGGTGGCAGTCAACCCCACCTTCACCTACGCCCGGGTGCGGGCTGAGAAGGACGGCAGCGAAGAGATCCTCTGGATCGCCGACGAACTCGTCGAGTCTGTCCTGAAGATGGGGCGCTACCAGGACTATACGGTCGAGGGCCGTGTCCCGGGAAGCGATCTCGTCGGGACGGAGTACACATCGCCGCTCGCCAGCCCTGTGCCGCACCAGTCGGAGATCCGGCACCGGGTTGTGGCTGCAGACTACGTCGAGCTCGATAACACCGGTCTTGTCCACATCGCCCCGGGGCACGGGTGGGACGACTACCTGGTCGGTATCAGGGAGGGGCTGGAGGTCTTCTGCCCGGTCGATACCGGGGGGCGTTTCACCCGGGAGGCCGGGGAGTTTGCCGGTGTGTATGTCCGTGACGCAAACGACGCCATCATCGACGCGCTCGGCGACTACCTCCTCGCCCGGCGGACGATCACTCACCGCTATGGTCACTGCTGGCGGTGCAAGACCCCCATCATCTACCGGGCGACGGCACAGTGGTTCCTGAAGGCCACCGAGATCCGCGACTCGATGCTGGATGAGATCGCGAAGGTGAAGTGGTACCCGGAGTGGGCGGGGAGCGCCCGGTTCCATGATTTCGTCAAGGATTCCCGTGACTGGTGCATCTCCCGGCAGCGCTACTGGGGTATCCCTATCCCCATCTGGCATTGCGAGCAGTGCGGCGGGTACACCGTCATCGGCACCATCGCCGAACTCGAGGAGCGGTCGGGGACGAAGGTCACCGACCCCCACCGCCCTTACGTGGATGCGATCACCATCCCGTGCTCCTGCGGCGGGGAGATGCACCGGGTGACCGATATCTTCGATGTCTGGTTCGATTCGGCAGTCGCGTCGTGGGCGACCCTCGGGTTCCCGAGAGAGCGCGAGGCGTTCGACCGTCTCTGGCCTGCCGACTTCATCACCGAGGGGCAGGACCAGACCCGGGGCTGGTTCTACTCCCAGCTCGGGGCGAGCAACGTGGCGTTCGGCCGCGCCCCCTACAAGAGCGTCCTGATGCACGGGTTCGCGCTGGACGCCGAAGGGCGCAAGATGAGCAAGAGCATCGGCAACGTGGTGACGCCCGAAGAGGTGATGGACCGGTTCGGTGTCGACGTCCTCCGGTTCTACGTCCTCTGGGCAAACGCTCCCTGGGACGACATGAAGTTCAACTGGGACGGCGTGAAGACCATCCACCGGGCGCTTACCATCCTCTGGAACGTCTACCGGTTCCCGCTCCCATACATGATCCTTGACTCGTTCCAGCCGGCATCCGGGAATGACGGCCGGTGGGACGAAACGTTTGTCAGGACCCATATCAGGGATATGCCCGAGGAGGACCGCTGGATCATCTCCCGGGTGAACACGCTCGCACAGACGATCAGGGACGATCTGCAGGAGTACCACCTCCACCGGGTGACGCGGGCGCTCGCCGCCTTCATCCTCGAGGACCTCTCCCGCTGGTACGTCCAGCTCGTCCGGCCCAGGATGTGGCTCGAGGAAGACTCGCCTGAGAAGCGGGATGCCTACGAGACGACCTACTACGTCATGCGCCGCGTCATCGCGCTTCTGGCGCCCTCCGCCCCGCACATCACCGAGGAGATCTACCAGAACCTCCGTCTCCCGGGAGACCCGGAGAGCGTCCATATGCTCGACTGGCCGGAGGCGGACGACCTCCTGATCGACCGGAACCTGGAGACCGCAATGGAGGTTATCAGGTCGTTTGACGATGCGGTCGCCACAGCCCGGCAGGCCGGGAGACGGAAACTCCGCTGGCCTGTCGGGGAGACGGTGGTGGTCACCGGGAGCGACGAGGTGAAGGCGGCTCTCGAGGACTTAAACGACCTCGCTCTGACGCGGGCGAACGCCCGGACGGTCAGGGTCGTCACCGGAACCTGGAACCGGATCCTCTGGCAGGCCGAACCGGTTATGCGGGCTATCGGCCCGGAGTTCGGCAGGGAGGGCCCGAAGGTCAAAGCGCTGATCGAGCAGTCGGACGGCACCGCCCTGAAGGCTGCCATCGAGCGGGATGGAAAGACAGAACTCGGCGGCTACGAGATCGCCGCGCGCCACGTCACCTTCGCGGAGGCCCTGCCCGAGGGGGTCTTTGCCGCGCCCATGAAGGACGCGACGGTCTATGTTGATGTCACCCTCACGCCGGAGCTTGAGGCCGAGGGCTACGCCCGCGAGGTGATCCGGAGGATCCAGGAGATGCGCCGCCAGCTCGACCTGAACGTCGACGACTTCATCGTTGCGGCCGTGGATGTCGCCGACGAGCGGGTGGCCGCGCTCATCGGGGTCGAGGAGTGGAAGAAGGAGATCGCCGGGGAGGTGCGGGCGGCGACCCTCACCGTCCGCCACGCCGACGGGAAGGGGCCGGCCGGGCCCTTTGCGCTCGAGAAGGATTGGGACGTCGAAGGCGTGCAGATGCAGATGGGCATCTCACGCGCCGGTGAGTGA
- a CDS encoding molybdopterin biosynthesis protein produces the protein MVKRYLSVITLAEALALVENSFQAVPGVVRIPVTTGAVGRITAEPIFARFSVPAIHISAMDGIAVRSADTVGASEQNPVTLPDAARVNTGNIVPPEYDAVVMIEDVWVDDETYTVRKPVSAWQHIRPVGEDIGESEMILPSHHQIRPQDVGALATYGVTDLAVLNVRVGLVPTGSELVPAGVVPPPGKVVESNTLMAAAVLEGAGAEAHRYPIVPDDYDLIRDAARRGVAENDILLVSAGSSAGTRDYTADIIRDLGEVLAHGVAIKPGKPVIIGRIDEKPVIGLPGYPLAAATVLREIVLPLVARYGLPTCEPERVAARLTTSLQSDIGTDEFVLLSTGRIGDRWVAAPQSRGAGVQMSAVRANGYMQIPAQKEGAEAGETVAVRLSVPRAEAEEAVLITGSHDPALDHLADLVRPRGVDIHSTHLGSMGGVIALKKEECHAAPMHLLAPDGTYNTYYLERYMPGADLVLLCVAERQQGVISRDGLGFDDLPGRTFINRQRGSGTRILLDHCLAKCGIDPTSIPGYGREATTHLAVALAVRTGEADAGMGVYSAAKALGLQFVPVATERYELVMHRAMLDDPRIAALVETVSSEAFKQVLRDLGGYETDETGVLRELQG, from the coding sequence GTGGTGAAGCGATATCTCTCGGTCATAACACTTGCCGAAGCGCTGGCGCTCGTGGAGAACTCGTTCCAGGCGGTCCCGGGGGTCGTGCGGATCCCGGTGACCACCGGGGCGGTCGGCCGGATCACCGCGGAGCCCATATTCGCCAGGTTCTCGGTCCCCGCCATCCATATCTCGGCAATGGACGGGATAGCGGTCAGGAGCGCCGATACCGTCGGGGCAAGCGAGCAGAACCCGGTGACTCTCCCGGATGCGGCGAGGGTCAATACAGGAAACATCGTCCCGCCCGAGTACGATGCGGTGGTCATGATCGAGGATGTCTGGGTCGACGACGAGACCTATACTGTCAGAAAACCGGTCAGCGCCTGGCAGCATATCCGCCCGGTCGGCGAGGATATCGGGGAGTCGGAGATGATCCTCCCGTCGCATCACCAGATCCGGCCGCAGGATGTGGGGGCGCTTGCAACCTACGGGGTCACCGACCTTGCGGTCCTCAATGTCCGTGTGGGTCTGGTCCCCACAGGGAGCGAGCTGGTGCCGGCGGGTGTGGTGCCGCCGCCCGGGAAGGTGGTGGAGAGCAACACCCTGATGGCCGCGGCGGTCCTCGAGGGGGCGGGTGCAGAGGCGCACCGCTACCCAATCGTCCCTGACGACTACGACCTGATCCGTGATGCCGCCCGCCGCGGCGTCGCCGAGAACGATATCCTGCTCGTCTCGGCAGGGTCGTCTGCCGGAACCCGGGACTACACCGCTGATATCATCCGGGACCTCGGCGAGGTGCTGGCGCACGGGGTCGCCATCAAGCCCGGAAAACCGGTGATCATCGGTCGGATCGACGAAAAACCAGTGATAGGCCTCCCGGGCTACCCGCTCGCGGCCGCGACCGTACTCCGCGAGATCGTGCTCCCGCTCGTCGCCCGCTACGGCCTTCCCACCTGCGAGCCCGAGCGCGTCGCCGCCAGACTAACCACGAGCCTCCAGTCAGATATCGGGACCGATGAGTTTGTCCTCCTCTCGACAGGAAGGATCGGTGACCGGTGGGTTGCGGCGCCGCAGTCACGGGGTGCGGGTGTCCAGATGAGCGCGGTGCGGGCAAACGGGTATATGCAGATCCCGGCGCAGAAGGAAGGCGCAGAGGCCGGGGAGACGGTGGCGGTCAGGCTCTCAGTCCCGCGCGCAGAGGCGGAGGAGGCTGTTCTCATCACCGGCAGCCACGACCCGGCCCTTGACCACCTGGCAGACCTGGTCCGGCCGCGCGGTGTCGACATTCACTCCACCCATCTCGGGAGCATGGGCGGGGTGATCGCGCTGAAGAAGGAGGAGTGCCATGCGGCCCCGATGCACCTCCTCGCCCCCGACGGCACCTACAACACCTACTACCTGGAGCGCTACATGCCCGGCGCCGACCTCGTCCTCCTCTGCGTGGCAGAACGGCAACAGGGGGTCATCTCCCGCGACGGACTTGGGTTTGACGACCTCCCCGGGCGGACGTTCATCAACCGGCAGAGGGGGTCGGGAACCAGGATCCTCCTCGATCACTGCCTCGCAAAGTGCGGGATCGACCCGACATCCATCCCCGGGTACGGGCGTGAGGCGACGACGCACCTTGCGGTGGCCCTTGCGGTCCGGACCGGGGAGGCGGATGCGGGGATGGGGGTCTACAGCGCCGCAAAGGCGCTCGGACTTCAGTTCGTCCCGGTGGCGACGGAGCGGTACGAACTCGTGATGCACCGTGCGATGCTCGACGACCCAAGGATCGCAGCCCTGGTTGAGACCGTCTCGTCGGAGGCGTTCAAGCAGGTCCTCCGGGACCTCGGGGGCTACGAGACGGACGAGACCGGCGTCCTGCGCGAACTGCAAGGGTGA